CGAGGTTGAACCTCATTATCAGTTAATTGTGGACAGGGTCAATAACCTTGATGTTTTAGAAGTTTTGGTAGAGGTTTCTGAAAGAATGTTCTCAGATGAGGTCAAAAAGCTTGAACAGCTTGAAAAGAAAATAACAAAAGCAATTGAAGATACACTTGGAATCTCTGTTAAGGTAAGGCTTGTTGAGCCAAAGACAATTGAGCGAAGTGAAGGAAAGGCAAAAAGAGTAATTGACAAGAGAAAGATATAAATAAATGGGTATTAATATAATTAGTAGGTGAGTTTGAAAATATTCAGGAGGGTTTTTAAGAATGTATGTAAAGCAGATTTCTGTGTTTTTAGAAAACAAGTCAGGAAGACTTGCTGAGGTGACAAGTATTTTAGGGAAGAACAACATTGACATCTCAGCTCTCTCAATTGCTGATACAACAGACTTTGGTATTTTGAGACTAATTGTTAACAAGCCTGATTTAGCTTTGCAGGTTCTAAAAGAAAATGGATTTACAGTTTCTGCAACAGACGTGATTGCAATAGCTGTTGAAGACAAACCAGGCGGTCTTGCAAAAGTGCTTGATATTCTATATAAAAACGACATAGGAATTGAATACATGTATGCTTTTGTAGGAAAGATAACTGATGAAGCTCTTGTAATCTTGAAAGTTGAAAATGGCGATTATGCAGTAAATGTCTTAAAAGAAAACAATGTTAGGATACTGTCAGCAAATGAGGTTTATTCTCTGTAAGGAATTAATCTGAATAAGGTGAAAGGCAGAAGGGAATTTCCCTCTGCCGTTTTTTTGTTACTGCTGGTTCTTTGCCCTGTTTTGATAGTCCTGAATCATCTTTTTGACCATATATCCACCAACAGTTCCTGCTTGCTTTGTGGTAATGTTTGGATTGTAGTTGTCAAGAGTTACGCCAACCTCTTGGGCTGTTTCTTGTTTTAATTTATCCAGCTGAGGAGCAGCTTCTGGAACAAGCCTTTTTCTCCTTGGCATGAATTTTTCCTCCTTTTTTCTCGGTGATTATTTGAGATTTCAATATTAATTTTGTTCTGATTTTGCTCCAAATATTAAGAAAAAAATGGGACCATATGATATTATAATTCCATGTACAAAATGTTATAATAAAGCTTGTTAAATGAAAAAACTTTGAGGGGGATAAAACTTGGAAAATAGAGGAATTTATTATATAGATTTTGGTACTCAAGCACACTTCATTGAAGAGATTGAAAAGATGAACTCAGAGTATTATTTTAAAAATGGGAAAAACAGAACATATCACATTATAACTTATGGATGTCAAATGAATGTCCATGATTCTGAAAAATTAGCAGGAATGCTAAATGCAATGGGATATGTAGAGACTCAAAATGTCGAAGAAGCAGATCTTATCATTTTTAACACATGTGCTGTGAGAGAACATGCTGAGTCGAGAGTGTATGGTAATATTGGTCCTCTAAAGAGATTAAAGGACAAAAAACCAGACTTGATAATAGGTGTATGTGGATGTATGCCTCAGCAACTTGAAGTTGCACAAAAGCTTGCTAAAATATTCCCCTTTTTAGATATAATCTTTGGTACAAAGAGCCTTCACAGGTTTCCTCAGCTTCTGTATAAGGCAATTACTACAAAAAAGACCGTAATTGATGTTGCAGAGGATGAAGATGTAGTTGTTGAAGGCATTCCAACTGCAAGAAGAGAAGGTGTCAGTGCCTTTGTCAATATAATCTATGGCTGTAACAATTTTTGTTCATATTGTATTGTGCCCTACGTAAGAGGGAGAGAAAGGAGTAGAAGACCTGAAGAGATTCTATTTGAAATTGAGCAGCTTGCAGCAAATGGAGTAAAAGAGGTCACACTACTGGGGCAGAACGTGAACTCTTACGGTAAAGACTTGCCCGATGGAATTCCGTTTTATAAACTCCTTGAAAAGGTAAATAATATAAAAGGTATCGAGAGAATAAGGTTTGTGACCTCGCATCCAAAAGATTTGTCAGATGAGCTAATTTTTGCAATGAGGGACTTGGAGAAGGTGTGTGAGCATATACATCTACCAGTACAGTCGGGTTCAACAAGGATTTTAAGAGAGATGAACAGGCACTACACAAAAGAGGATTACCTGCGACTTGTTGAAAAGCTAAAAAACAACATTCCTGACATAGCAATTACAACAGACATTATAGTAGGATTTCCAGGCGAGACAGAAGAAGATTTTGAAGATACTTTGGATGTAGTCAGAAAAGTTGAGTTTGACTCAGCGTTTACTTTTATGTACTCCAAGAGAAAAGGAACAAAAGCAGCGCAAATGCCAAATCAGGTGCCTGATGAGGTAAAACATGAAAGATTTCAAAGACTTGTAAAATTAGTTGAGGAAATAGCTTTGAAAAAGAATCAGCAAATGCTTGGGAAAGTATATGAAATTCTCATAGACGGGTACTCGAAGAGGAATAATCTTCTTGAAGGAAGAACAAGAACTAACAAAGTAGTAAATGTGAAGTGTTCTTCTGAGTTTATGTACAAGTTTGTAAATGTAAAAATTTTGGAAGCCTCAAGGCATTGGCTTTATGGTGAGGTGATATGAACTATGCAAGAGCTTACCCCAATGATGCAGCAGTACATGGAGATAAAACAAAGGGTAAAAGACTGTATTCTGTTTTTCAGGCTTGGGGACTTTTATGAGATGTTCTTTGACGATGCAATAATTGCTTCAAAAGAGCTTGAGATAGCCCTAACAGCAAGAGATTGTGGAAACAATGAAAAAGCACCTATGTGCGGGGTTCCTTATCATTCCGCACATAGCTATATTGCAAAGCTTATTGAAAAAGGATACAAAGTAGCTATCTGTGAGCAGGTGGAAGATCCAAAGCTTGCAAAAGGTGTTGTGAAAAGAGAGATTACCAGGATTATCACACCAGGTACATTTATTGATGAAAGCTTTAGCAAGGCAAATAACTTTATCTGCTGTGTTGCAAGGGCTGAAACTAATTTTGCTCTGACATTTGTTGATATATCAACAGGTGAAATGTATGCTTGTTTAATTGAAGATGATATCCAAAAGATGATAAATGAGATTAGTAAATATGCTCCAAGTGAAATTTTAGTTTCTCATTTGGATAATGACCTCTATGAACTTATTAGAGAAAACTACAACTCATTTGTTCAGAAAATAGAGTTTATTGACATTGATAGATGCTATGATTTAATAGATAAACAGATGCAAATCACCAATCTAAATGACAAAGTGGCACTGTCTGTTGGAAATTTACTTAATTATTTAGTGGATACCCAAAAGATTTCATTTAACTATATAAAAAAGTTTGAGTTTTACAGAGTACAGAATTATCTTCAAATTGACCTCAGCACAAAAAGGAATTTGGAGTTGACAGAGAGTATAATTGCTCGCTCAAAGAAAAATAGTCTTTTTGGAATCTTGGACCAGGCAAAAACGTCAATGGGCTCAAGACTAATTAAAAAATGGCTTGAAAGACCTTTAATTGATGTTGTTGAGATAAACAGAAGACTTGATGCAGTTGAAGAACTTTACAACAATTTTCCACTTTTAATGCAGATTGAAGGACTATTAGAAGGAATATATGACATTGAAAGACTATCTTCAAAGTTTGCTTACAAGAGCGTAAACGCAAAGGATTTGCTAAGTTTAAAAAAATCAATTGAGGTTTTACCGCAGCTAAAAGAACTCTTGAGAGAGTTTAAATCACCTTTGCTGAAAGAGCTTTATGATGGACTTGACACGTTAGAAGATGTATATAGTCTAATTGATTCTTCAATAAACGAAGATGCACCTGTAGGCCTGAAAGAAGGTGGGATTATAAAAGATGGATTTAATGACCATGTAGACAGGCTGAGAAATATTTCAAAGAACAGTAAAGAACTTCTTATTCAATATGAAGAAAAAGAAAGAAATTTGACAGGCATCAAAAATTTAAAAATAGGCTACAACAAGGTTTTTGGATATTACATTGAAGTAACTAAATCTAACTATTCACTTGTTCCCGAGCGCTATATAAGAAAACAGACTCTTGCAAACGCAGAAAGATATGTCACAGAAGAGCTGAAGAAGTTAGAAGATGAGATTGTAAATGCAGAACAAAAACTTGTTGAGCTTGAATATGAGCTTTTCTGTGAGATAAGAGACAAAGTAGAAAGCCAGATAGATAGAATTCAAAAAACAGCAAGTTGTATAGCTATAATTGACGCTCTTTGCTCATTTGCTCACATTGCTATTGACAACAGATATACAAAACCCACCGTTTATTTGGGCGATAGAATCTATATAAAAAATGGTCGACATCCTGTTGTTGAAAAAATGATAGGCCATAGCAACTTTGTTCCAAATGACACAGAACTTGACAATGACCAAAACAGAGTCTTGATAATTACAGGTCCTAACATGGCAGGGAAATCTACATACATGCGTCAGGTAGCACTAATTGTCATAATGGCGCAGATGGGCTGCTTTGTTCCAGCAGAAGAAGCGCAGATTGGTATAGTGGATAAGATTTTTTCACGAATTGGAGCATCAGATGACATCTCCTCTGGCCAGAGCACTTTTATGGTTGAGATGAGTGAGGTTGCAAATATTTTGAAAAATGCAACGCCGAAAAGCCTTATAATATTTGATGAGGTGGGAAGAGGCACAAGCACATACGATGG
This Caldicellulosiruptor changbaiensis DNA region includes the following protein-coding sequences:
- a CDS encoding ACT domain-containing protein; its protein translation is MYVKQISVFLENKSGRLAEVTSILGKNNIDISALSIADTTDFGILRLIVNKPDLALQVLKENGFTVSATDVIAIAVEDKPGGLAKVLDILYKNDIGIEYMYAFVGKITDEALVILKVENGDYAVNVLKENNVRILSANEVYSL
- a CDS encoding alpha/beta-type small acid-soluble spore protein; this translates as MPRRKRLVPEAAPQLDKLKQETAQEVGVTLDNYNPNITTKQAGTVGGYMVKKMIQDYQNRAKNQQ
- the miaB gene encoding tRNA (N6-isopentenyl adenosine(37)-C2)-methylthiotransferase MiaB; the encoded protein is MENRGIYYIDFGTQAHFIEEIEKMNSEYYFKNGKNRTYHIITYGCQMNVHDSEKLAGMLNAMGYVETQNVEEADLIIFNTCAVREHAESRVYGNIGPLKRLKDKKPDLIIGVCGCMPQQLEVAQKLAKIFPFLDIIFGTKSLHRFPQLLYKAITTKKTVIDVAEDEDVVVEGIPTARREGVSAFVNIIYGCNNFCSYCIVPYVRGRERSRRPEEILFEIEQLAANGVKEVTLLGQNVNSYGKDLPDGIPFYKLLEKVNNIKGIERIRFVTSHPKDLSDELIFAMRDLEKVCEHIHLPVQSGSTRILREMNRHYTKEDYLRLVEKLKNNIPDIAITTDIIVGFPGETEEDFEDTLDVVRKVEFDSAFTFMYSKRKGTKAAQMPNQVPDEVKHERFQRLVKLVEEIALKKNQQMLGKVYEILIDGYSKRNNLLEGRTRTNKVVNVKCSSEFMYKFVNVKILEASRHWLYGEVI
- the mutS gene encoding DNA mismatch repair protein MutS, with protein sequence MQELTPMMQQYMEIKQRVKDCILFFRLGDFYEMFFDDAIIASKELEIALTARDCGNNEKAPMCGVPYHSAHSYIAKLIEKGYKVAICEQVEDPKLAKGVVKREITRIITPGTFIDESFSKANNFICCVARAETNFALTFVDISTGEMYACLIEDDIQKMINEISKYAPSEILVSHLDNDLYELIRENYNSFVQKIEFIDIDRCYDLIDKQMQITNLNDKVALSVGNLLNYLVDTQKISFNYIKKFEFYRVQNYLQIDLSTKRNLELTESIIARSKKNSLFGILDQAKTSMGSRLIKKWLERPLIDVVEINRRLDAVEELYNNFPLLMQIEGLLEGIYDIERLSSKFAYKSVNAKDLLSLKKSIEVLPQLKELLREFKSPLLKELYDGLDTLEDVYSLIDSSINEDAPVGLKEGGIIKDGFNDHVDRLRNISKNSKELLIQYEEKERNLTGIKNLKIGYNKVFGYYIEVTKSNYSLVPERYIRKQTLANAERYVTEELKKLEDEIVNAEQKLVELEYELFCEIRDKVESQIDRIQKTASCIAIIDALCSFAHIAIDNRYTKPTVYLGDRIYIKNGRHPVVEKMIGHSNFVPNDTELDNDQNRVLIITGPNMAGKSTYMRQVALIVIMAQMGCFVPAEEAQIGIVDKIFSRIGASDDISSGQSTFMVEMSEVANILKNATPKSLIIFDEVGRGTSTYDGLSIAWAVLEYVADKSKIGAKTLFATHYHELTELEERISGVKNYRVDVKEEGKNIIFLRKIVRGGCDSSYGIHVARLAGIPEEVLQRAEQILKKLEEADINRKEAKRLRKEIKREFTEQIEFFSYKKDEIIEKIENLDILNITPIQALNILSELKHEIIKAKERQLL